The Podospora bellae-mahoneyi strain CBS 112042 chromosome 7, whole genome shotgun sequence genomic sequence TTCCGTGGAGACCGGACCACCCCGAGACCTACAGGCTGCTGAACAACACCGGcactgccatcatcacctccagTCACACACACGACGTCCCAGTCCCAGTCTGCACCGCGCACACAACCCGGACAGCCCGCGTACTTCCTATCCCGTTGTCCCTCCCGACACATCCTACACCTTGGacgacacacacacccacacccccaattggcctcctcccactaTCTCGTGCATCCAACCTGCCGTCTCGACCGAACCGTGACGTTGCGTCGGAACAATTTACAATTCCGCCTCGCAGAGCTGCAgaggtgctgaagaagaaaccCACAGACAGGTCGCTGAAGACGCGCCAACGAAAAGGGACCACTCGAGCCACTCGAGTACCGCCAAGGCGCTCTTATTTCGGTCCACGGGACCTTTTGAGCAGCTTCTCAGCCAGGAACCGGCCACTTTAAGGGCCTTTCTCTACCAAGCAAAACAACCTCGACCAAAAACCCGCCGATTTGACACCTACCTACTTTTGGCGCAGCCATGCCCCGCCTGATTCTTTGGGATCTTCTACCGCATTGTTGATACAACTGTCTGAAACAACAGGGCTCCCCTTGACCAAAGATTGAACGAACGGGAGAAGAGTAGCAACTTTAATAGTCTGTTACAACCACAGGCCGACAGGCAGCAGATCTCCCGGGAGAGCCAAAACGATTTAGACTTGGGCGCCGTCGACGATTTAGTCCCACAGATTCTCTCACCCGCAGGAGCCACTCGAACCATACACTGCAGCCTGCAGCTTGGACGATagagagaagagagcaaCACACGAAACGAAAGGACGAAGAAGTTTTGgttgaaagagaagagaagagaagagaagagaagagagcaGGATATCAGCAGTTATATCTGCAACACACACATGTTCAGCAGATCATCTAGATCGCACGCCAAGAAGACTCAGGGTTTTGCGACGGAGCATCAGCGAAGGAATCACGACAATTTCGAACGGGCAGGGCTCTCAGACCTAGGCTCCGACTCGGCGACGGTGCggtctggtggtggcggcgctTGGAGAACAGACTTTGGCCCGTCGAACCACAACTACTACACCGGCAGCAGTAGCGCTGCGAGGTCTTACGGGGCGCCGTTGTACCCGGAGAAGAGTAGGTTCCCGTTCCCTTGTGTTTTCCTGTCTGTCGTCTTTTGGAAAATGCCCCTCGCTGGGTCTCTCGGTGGTGACCCCGTCCTGATTTGACTGCGCCGTATCATCACGGCCGCACTCTGCCAGCCAGTCAGGCCAGTAGACTCGGCACCGAGGTTGTCTGCGCCGTGTGCTTGCCACCAAGTAGATAGATCTCCACACCCGGTGTGAACAAGGGCTAATTCCGCCACTCTCCAGGTTTCTCCATCGCATCAGGGACGCTTCACGCGCCATCGCACCGCTCGACGGCCTCGGTCAGCTCCAACAAGTCGCGCGAGAGCAACTCGAGATCCATCTCGACGACACAGGGCGCCATGAATTCAGACAGGACCCGGTCCCGCAGGGAGCGCACCTTTGTGGGGAGCGAGTGCGCCGTGTGCGAGGAGCCGTTGGAACACACGCTCCGGGGCGAGAGGATATTGCAGTTCTCGTGCACCCACGTGGCCCACGAGGCGTGCTTCTACGAGTTCATCCGCGAGTTTGATTCCCAGTACTGCCCGACATGTAATGCGCCCCTGCACCTGGACACCAGCCGCGGCGGAAACGTGCTGGATATAGGTAAGGACGTCGAGGAACGAATGCGATTATGGAAGCAGGTTGGTACTGACCCAACGTTTGTTTGGTGCTTTTAGAAAAAATCAGCAATATGGTGCGCGCAGTGTCAGTAAATGACACCAGATCACAGGGAACTCCGACCCCGACGACGCAGCATTGGGATGATACGGGAAGGCCGCAGAGCCGGGGGTCGAGCGCGCgacctggtggtggtggatcgAATGGGCACCGGGATGCTCCTCGAGGAAGCCAGCGGGACAGCCGCGAGAGTCGGGAAGCGCCACCTTCGGATCACCGCTACAACGGGCCGAGACACGCGCGGAGTGATAGCGAGGCGACGGGTGTTGCCTCTTCGGGAGGATACCCAGAAACGACGCAGAGCGGACCACCGCGGCGACACGATTATGATGTTCAGGCTATGGAGACCTCGCTCGCCAGCCCCCGGACGGTCACTCGGAATCCCATCCCCGCGCCCACGGTTACGGTGCGGTCAGAGTTTCCCACCATCACGAGGTCACGACAGCAGCAGACGCTCACCTGTCTGGTAacggtggaggtgccggatATCAAGTGGCGGCCCGACCCAGAAGACCTGCAGGCCGCCCCTCCGCCGTTGGCGCCACCGAGAGCCGAGGAGCAGTTCCACAGGGCGCCTTCACCAGCGCAAAGTGCGCCGCGGTTCTATCCGTACGAGTCGGCAGAGGTGCTGGCCGAGATGACGGAGAGCCTGCGCAACCGGGTAGACAACTGGCATGGTTTGGACTTCAGCCGGTAAGTGGTGTGAAGGGCATACACGGTCTCGCGGAAAAGTTGGCTAACGGCAGACGGGTAGATTTGGAAAGCTTCGATTGTACGGCACACTCCGTGTGGGCAAGGACAAAGTGTCATGGCAGGAGCTCGAGTGTTTCCTGTTTGCAGAGATGCTCATCTGcgtgaaggagaagaaatcTGCGCAACAACCATCACAGTGGGAGGACCAGGATGCGCCACGGAAAAGCACACGCTGCACGCTCAAGGGATCGATTCTCATCAAGAAGCATCTCAACGAGGTGTCGTACAGTGGCAGCATGGACGAGAACATTCTCACCCTCAGCTTATCAGTAGCCGAGCTGCCCCAATTCCATCTTCGGTTTGAGAACCGAAACCAGCTCAAGCTGTGGCAGCAGGCCCTGTTGGACCTCAACGCTGTTGAGACGTCGCCCGTACGCAGTCCCGAATACGACCGTGGCGAGTTTTCAGAAACAGATGAGGATGACTGGCAAAGAACACCTGGCTCTGGCCGACCACAACGAGTGTCGTCCCTGGCTTCCTCATGGGGCGGCGCCAAGTCGGCCACAACTGCGCCTACCGAGTACACCAACTTTGCGAGGAGCCCTCTTCTGCCCTCGATTCATGTGCCTGtggatgttgtggtggtggtgcccaTTTCGGCTTCGATGCAGGGTGTCAAGATCAACCTGGTTCGCGATGCTCTTCGGTTTATGGTACACACGCTCGGCGACCGTGACCGCATGGGCTTGGTGACCTTTGGATCATCTGGCGGCGGCGTACCTATCGTCGGCATGACGACCAAGGCGTGGCCTGGCTGGGGTAATGTTCTGAACTCGATCAAGCCCGTTGGACAAAAGAGCCACCGTGCTGATGTTGTCGAGGGCGCCAATGTGGCCATGGATCTGCTCATGGGCCGCAAgtacaacaaccccatcgcGACCATCATGCTGATCAGCGATGCCTCCACCTCGGACGCCGACAGCGTCGACTTTGTGGTATCGCGCGCCGAAGCAGCCAAGATCACCATCCACTCGTTTGGTCTCGGTATGACCCACAAGCCGGACACCATGATCGAGCTGTCCACCCGGACAAAGGCCTCGTACACCTATGTAAAAGACTGGATGATGCTCCGAGAGTGTCTCGCCGGCTGCCTCGGCGCCTTGCAAACTCTTTCTCATCAAAAcgtcaagctcaagctcaagcttcCCGAAGGCTCCCCGGCCAAGTTCCACAAGATCAGCGGCGCCCTCCAAATCACCAAGCGCGCCACGGGCCGCGATGCTGAGGCGTCTATCGGAGACCTCCGCTTCGGCGACAAACGCGATATCCTCGTCCAGCTAGTCATCATCCCAGACAACGCCTCCCAAGAGCAGCTTCCGCAAGACCCATGGGATAACATCGTCTCCGGTCTGGAAGCCCTCGGCGGCCCGATGGATCAGGACGAGCAACGAACCGTCTCGGTAGAAGAAGTCCCCCTCATCCAAGCCGAGCTCATCTGGGGTGACATCCTCCGTGACGGCACATCCCAACACACTCGCCCTTCGCTCCTGGCAATTACCATGCTACCCGCCTCGAACTCGAAGAAGTCGTGGAATAACTCCCAgcccatccctccccacccacacaTCGTCCAGCGGAGGATGGAGCTCTTGACGTCAGACATGCTAACACGGGCACTAACCCTCGTCTCCCGCGGCCAGCACGACCGAGCCCACACTTTGCTCAACGAAACCCGCTCCATCCTCAAAGGCCTCGGGAAAGGCGGGTTGCCACCCGTCCCACCGCTCCCCCCATCGGGAGGCAACAAatctcaaccctccaccccccacccgGACAACGCCAACCCGTCCCCCACGGCCGGTACCCCAGACAGGAAGAacacaccctctcccacgtcGGGGAACCACTCCTCTGCCGGCAGCTTCCCACCGGTGCCAGGGCAGATCTCCCGTTCCAGATCGACAGACGGactgggggtgatgggaacAGCAGCGGGGATAGACACCAACACGGTTGCGGCGCTGGATGCCGAGCTGGAGAGCAGTCTCGAGTGGATCAACCACCCGGCCGTGTTTGGGCGGGACAGCAGGAAGGCGGTGCTGCAGGCGATCGGGGTGATCAGCAGCCAGAGGGCGTTTACGTTCCGGACGCCGATTGAGAGCCTatgggcggggagggtgtcgGGTGTGAAGAAGCTGACGGAAAAGTCaagggagtggagggaggaggggggaggggagggggggatcaTGGAGGAAGCttaggagggggtggtggtgttgtggtctTCCCCTCCCATGGGTTTGCTTGGGGTTTTTGAGTATGGGAGGGAGCGAGCATCTTGGCGTAGTTTTACGATTTTGGTggaagttttttttttttttttttttttttttttttttaggtGCGATCTGTTCTTGTTTTACACTTGGGGTTTTTTGTTTCGAGTTGTTACACTTCGAATTTATCTCTCACACTTTCGAATACCCCCTATTCATATACTTGCAACctcggtttttttttcttcttttttttgctttggcTCTTTTGGGTTTACGTTTCTGCTTCTGTTGGAAAACTCAGATTTTGCTTTGAAAGAgcggaggaaggggttgggggtggaggtggggtaGGAGgatatctatatatatatatttgcTTGGATGAGATACCATTctgcttttctttcttctttttttcttttttttcttttttttttctttttggtggttttcTTTTCGATTATTTTTTGTCTGGTGGTGCGCGGATGAGGCGAAGAGCGGAGGAtaattccttttttttgctggtttttttttggataaGACAATTTCACAGTACATGGTTCTTTCAAccttttttgtttcctttaTGTATAcggtgatgggaggtgggtggtggtatgAACCTGATATGTAGCCCATCTGTGCAGTTTCGATGGTGTGGGGTGTatttggtttggttttcaGCGCGGGGGAACGGGTGGTATGTGAGATGAAAATATATCTTTTTATGTTCGTGCTCTTGTTGATTCAAGAATTGTTTGTGGATTGTGAACCGCCGGAAGAGTGAAGCTGTCCCCGGCATGCGGAGCTTTTCGGGAAAACGTTTTCTGCACGGAACGGCCCGTTGTGAGACTAAAAGTTGCAAGAGTGGAAGCGAGAGCCACTTTGGATTCCAACGGCTCTTGGTTTGGGTAGACCGTTGTTGACAGAAACCGGTGGGATATGAAATGAAGAAAGAGGGATTGTATGTCATATTGACCCAGTCAATTTGGTCATCCATGAACTGTAGATAGCTGCCGGGTACACTACCTTGTAGTCACGACGCTCAGGTGTTGCCAATGTTTGTTCTGGCTCATGACCACCTAGAATaggccaaggctggcggGAGCCCACATTGGGCAGCAGCATGATGACATGACAGATCGGGGGATTGCATCCTTTTCTTTGGTAGTTGTTCAGCTCGAGCAGCAGTTATCGGGCAAGGCCAGTGTAGGTTATACAGCGGCTCCTGCCATCAGCAAAAACGGAAACACCCCCAATTCCGTTTCGTTCAGCTGGTTCAGGATGCCCTTGCAAATTGCCACgtctattttttttatcaGATGGAAATGATAATCTCTGACCAATCAGGGTGGGCAAGAGAGCGGTTCGAGCGAAGTCGCTTGTTCCCCTCTTCCCGTTGGGCTGGCCGGTGGGGTCTAGCGTTCCCCCTGTTCGTTGGTCCCCGAAGTTCCCAGGCAGGGTCAGTGAATCTCGTTGAAAATGTAGGCATTCGTTCCAGCGCATGAGCTGCTGCGAGaaatgaggatggggatttggaggggcaAGGTTGCTTTGCTGTCTGGGTGGGTGAACCGAGGATTTTTTTTTAGCACTCAAACGTCTGAACCATTTTATTCTTGAAGGCTGaatgaagaagggggatttCAGTTCAGACAGcataccacccacccacccacacacacaccgaAACACGAACCGACACGGCGAAGGCAACCACTTACGCTAGCCAGCCTGCTCACTGCCCCTGCTGATCgctgaggtgaggtgagtaGCTCTCACTCGTTCGAcagtggggagggggttggggtagCTTGGGACTCACAAACTCAGACCCTTCTGAATGCGCCAAATAAGAACCTGGAATAGTTGTCTTGTCTCACCTTACCTGATCAGGCCTTTTTGCTCATCTCATTTGGGAGGCACCCACACACCTACCTCACTTTTCATCTCACATTTGAAATCCTTCATTCATTTGGACCCTCATCAGACTTTCATCGGCACATACACACGGAAGATGAACTTTTTTGCGGTTGGGACGAAAGGATTATTATTTTTTGTTTCATATTCTTGTCATCCCTTCCAGGCGGCTCTGTTGATGGTTGGAGGGGCATAATAACAGCTGCGGCATAAAATCGATCCAGGCACCTTGCATACTATTTCAACAAAGGCAACCATGGCAGACAGCCAACCGCTGCTGGGTAACAGGGCTCATGACTACGGCTCAACCACGGCTGGTGAAGATGGGATTATTGAGAGGATACCGACACCGTTAggtgcagaggaggaggaggaggggggggaggatataCAAGATGGTGTACTGCGCATCGAGGCGGTTTCTCGGTTATGgacgaaaagggggttgatgattgCTTACTTGGGGTGAGTTGCCCCCTTTACCTTGAGCTGTCGGACACAATCAACAAACAGTACTGACAGAACGTAATAGCATATTCTTCATGGCCTTTACCACGTCGCTTGAAGGTCAAGTGACGTACTCCCTTTCCGCATTCGCCGTCAGTTCGTTCAACAAGCACTCGTTGCTGTCGACGGTTTATGTGGTCCAAGGGGTGGTTAATGGTATGTTTTGTCATTCTGGTATTCGTAACGGGAGTCGAGTGCTAACAAGGTGTTTACAGCTGTCATCAAACCCCCTATGGCCAAGATAGCCGACGTCTTTGGCCGACTAGAGGCCTTCTCCATATGCATCGTCCTGTGTGTTCTGGGATACATCCTCATGGCCGCCTCGCGAAACGTCGAAACGTATGCCTCGGCGCAGATATTTTACGCGGCCGGCTTCACCGGATTGCAGATCCTGCAGCAGGTCTTCATCGCCGACACGAGCGATTTCCTTAACCGCGCCCTGTTTTCGAGTCTGCCGGACAGCCCGTTTCTGGTAACCGTCTGGATAGGACCAGCCATCGCCGCGCTGTTCCTCGCAAAGAGCACATGGCGCTGGGGATACGCCGTCTGGACCATCATTCTCCCGCTGGCCTTTTTGCCCCTCGGGCTGAGCCTGCTCATCAACGGCCGCAAGGCAGAGAAGCTGGGCTTGGTACCAAAGCGACGCGCCAtgagcacctcctcctcggccgacaACAAAAAGCCCTCACTTTCAACATCAGCCAGAAACCTCTTCCAAGAACTCGACGGcatcggcatcctcctcttctccctcggcctctccctcatcctcatccccctaACCCTCGTCTCCCGCTCCAAAACCGGCTGGCACGACCCCCACATCATCCTCATGATCCTCAGCGGCATCCTTCTCCTagtcctcttccccctctgGGAATCCCGcgctcctcaccccctcttGCCACTAGAACTCCTCAAGTCCCGCACCTTCGTCGCCGGGTGTCTACTTGgctttttttattttgcCGTCTTTTACATCGCCGTCCAACCTTACTTTTACTCTTACCTCCTCGtggccctcaacctccccgtcaCCAGCGCAGGGCCCATAACCCAAACCTTTTCCTTCgcctccaccatcgccgccatcgccgcgAGTCTAGTCATCAAGCGCCTAGGCGGTGAACCCCGCCCAAAACCCTGGATCGTCTTCGGCGCAACAATCtacaccctcgccatcctgctgctgctccacACCCGCAAGCGCGGCGTTTCCGAACCGGTCCTCTACACAGCGCAGATGTTCCTCGGCGCCGGAGCGGGGTTGATGCACGTGGCTACTCAGCTCGTCGTCCAGGCGGCTGCGTCTTCGAGCTCCAACCTCAAGGGGAGGAACCGGCATCAGCACGTCGGGGTGGCGACCGCGGCGTTTTTGACGCTGGTGCAAGTCGGGAGCGCGGTGGGGAGCGCGGTGAGCGGGGcgatttgggggaggttgatacCGGGGAAGCTGAGGGAGTATCTCCCTGAGGATGcgaagggggaggcgggcAAGATTTATGGGAGCgtgagggaggcggtgtCGTATCCGTGGGGGAGTCCGGAACGGGAGGCGATTGCGAGGAGCTATCAGGAGACTGTGGAGGTGCTGCTTTGGGTGGCGCTGGGGGTTTGTGTGCCGGTGCTCGTTATGGcttgggcggtgggggattttagattgagggggggggatcCGAGgccggcgggggaggaggaggggagaaggggaagggggtggtgggggttgttgctgtggggtgggaagaggagggattaaaagggaagaagatatggtttggttgtttttgagagagggaggaagcaAGCGATGATTTTCTGGTTGGATGGCTTGGTCACCAAGCGTTGAATGTTTCGTTGTTGACACCACGGATTGTTTGAATAGTTTGGGTGTTGGATGTACTGTATTCTTTTGATTTGCTGTATACATTAGAAATACACATGTCGCAAGacaatatcaccaccacccttatCCCCACCATTCGCCTATCTTTtccttgcttgcttgtggGAAAACAGTCTCAATCATAACCTCAATATTGGCGCACAAGAACCAATCAGAGCAAGGGCGTGTGGCTCAGTTGGTAGAGCGTTCGCTTAGCATACCCCCGACCTGTATGCGAAAGGTCctgggttcgattcccagctcgtccacaACCTCCTACCTATGACGGtatcattttcttttttcttaGGTCTCTGCCAATATCTCTTTGCAGCTTCAAGTTATGAGGGAGTGATTTCAGGTTCACAAGCAATAGTAGAGCATTAAACCTGCACACCCTCCAGAGGCGCATTATTCCAACTGATTTTAAAATATCAAAAAGACACCGCGATGTGAATACATACATCTatcacccccttcttcaccattATATACACCCCAGCCCAACGCCCACACTCTCCCATATCacacaaccccttctccttaCTACTTCCCCCCATCATAAatatcccccaccccaacccccatcttccccagtCTCGCAACAAGCATGGTATTCTCCCTCTGCAAATCTCCCACCTGCCCCCTCAAaatctcaatctccttcctcgccacatccctctccgccctcgtcCGCTCCAGCTCCATGGCCAGatccgccctctcctccctctcctgcatcttcctcctcttttcctccttcttcttctcctcctgctgcttcttctccgccagcctcctcacctccctctcataCTTCTCCTTCTGCTTGGCAATCCCCCTCTCATGCTTCTCCTTCAGCCTCTGAAGCGCCGcttcctccttcacctcgtCCGATtccttgtggtggttgtgatgtCTCCTCTGGTGTGACCTCTCCAGCTTAGCCTGCGCCTTCTTCATGCGTTCCTgcagcttcttcagctccttcTCGTGTTGGCTCGACAGCGAGGCCGAATGAGAAGTGTGAGCTACCgagttgttgtcgtcgttggagTGCAGGGACGAGGGCGAGACAGAAGACAAGGTGGAGGCGACGTCGTTGTGAGAGTCAGCTTTGGATAACAGTCCCGCTGCCGTCACATCATtatcgccaccaccaccctctgcGTTGTGACCTTCTGACGCAGAGGCAAAGCTGAGTTCGGATGATGTGTCGctttcgtcgtcgtcgtcgttgaaCAGGCTCTCTTCGTCTTCGGTAGCAATCGTCGagccggcgagggtggctACTTTAGACGCAACCGCTGAGCCGGCTGCCCCGAGGGCTGATGCTATCATACCGTAAAAGCCGCTCGGGGGCGTGACCTCGCCTCGTTTGTCATGGCGGTGCACCTCCCCATTATGGTCCGTGTCACGGAGTTGAATCA encodes the following:
- a CDS encoding hypothetical protein (EggNog:ENOG503NWKY; COG:O); this translates as MFSRSSRSHAKKTQGFATEHQRRNHDNFERAGLSDLGSDSATVRSGGGGAWRTDFGPSNHNYYTGSSSAARSYGAPLYPEKSFSIASGTLHAPSHRSTASVSSNKSRESNSRSISTTQGAMNSDRTRSRRERTFVGSECAVCEEPLEHTLRGERILQFSCTHVAHEACFYEFIREFDSQYCPTCNAPLHLDTSRGGNVLDIEKISNMVRAVSVNDTRSQGTPTPTTQHWDDTGRPQSRGSSARPGGGGSNGHRDAPRGSQRDSRESREAPPSDHRYNGPRHARSDSEATGVASSGGYPETTQSGPPRRHDYDVQAMETSLASPRTVTRNPIPAPTVTVRSEFPTITRSRQQQTLTCLVTVEVPDIKWRPDPEDLQAAPPPLAPPRAEEQFHRAPSPAQSAPRFYPYESAEVLAEMTESLRNRVDNWHGLDFSRFGKLRLYGTLRVGKDKVSWQELECFLFAEMLICVKEKKSAQQPSQWEDQDAPRKSTRCTLKGSILIKKHLNEVSYSGSMDENILTLSLSVAELPQFHLRFENRNQLKLWQQALLDLNAVETSPVRSPEYDRGEFSETDEDDWQRTPGSGRPQRVSSLASSWGGAKSATTAPTEYTNFARSPLLPSIHVPVDVVVVVPISASMQGVKINLVRDALRFMVHTLGDRDRMGLVTFGSSGGGVPIVGMTTKAWPGWGNVLNSIKPVGQKSHRADVVEGANVAMDLLMGRKYNNPIATIMLISDASTSDADSVDFVVSRAEAAKITIHSFGLGMTHKPDTMIELSTRTKASYTYVKDWMMLRECLAGCLGALQTLSHQNVKLKLKLPEGSPAKFHKISGALQITKRATGRDAEASIGDLRFGDKRDILVQLVIIPDNASQEQLPQDPWDNIVSGLEALGGPMDQDEQRTVSVEEVPLIQAELIWGDILRDGTSQHTRPSLLAITMLPASNSKKSWNNSQPIPPHPHIVQRRMELLTSDMLTRALTLVSRGQHDRAHTLLNETRSILKGLGKGGLPPVPPLPPSGGNKSQPSTPHPDNANPSPTAGTPDRKNTPSPTSGNHSSAGSFPPVPGQISRSRSTDGLGVMGTAAGIDTNTVAALDAELESSLEWINHPAVFGRDSRKAVLQAIGVISSQRAFTFRTPIESLWAGRVSGVKKLTEKSREWREEGGGEGGIMEEA
- a CDS encoding hypothetical protein (COG:U; EggNog:ENOG503NUD0), which gives rise to MADSQPLLGNRAHDYGSTTAGEDGIIERIPTPLGAEEEEEGGEDIQDGVLRIEAVSRLWTKRGLMIAYLGIFFMAFTTSLEGQVTYSLSAFAVSSFNKHSLLSTVYVVQGVVNAVIKPPMAKIADVFGRLEAFSICIVLCVLGYILMAASRNVETYASAQIFYAAGFTGLQILQQVFIADTSDFLNRALFSSLPDSPFLVTVWIGPAIAALFLAKSTWRWGYAVWTIILPLAFLPLGLSLLINGRKAEKLGLVPKRRAMSTSSSADNKKPSLSTSARNLFQELDGIGILLFSLGLSLILIPLTLVSRSKTGWHDPHIILMILSGILLLVLFPLWESRAPHPLLPLELLKSRTFVAGCLLGFFYFAVFYIAVQPYFYSYLLVALNLPVTSAGPITQTFSFASTIAAIAASLVIKRLGGEPRPKPWIVFGATIYTLAILLLLHTRKRGVSEPVLYTAQMFLGAGAGLMHVATQLVVQAAASSSSNLKGRNRHQHVGVATAAFLTLVQVGSAVGSAVSGAIWGRLIPGKLREYLPEDAKGEAGKIYGSVREAVSYPWGSPEREAIARSYQETVEVLLWVALGGKGVVGVVAVGWEEEGLKGKKIWFGCF